One region of Flavobacterium sp. GSB-24 genomic DNA includes:
- the purD gene encoding phosphoribosylamine--glycine ligase: MTILLLGSGGREHAFAWKMTQSPLCEKLFVVPGNAGTAAIAENVAISATDFEAVKALVLKENISLVVVGPEDPLVKGIYDFFKNDESLKHIPVIGPSKLGAQLEGSKEFAKEFLMKHNIPTAAYDSFTAETVEKGCEFLETLQPPYVLKADGLAAGKGVLIIQDLEEAKTELRNMLVHAKFGTASSKVVIEEFLDGIELSCFVLTDGKNYKILPTAKDYKRIGEGDTGLNTGGMGAVSPVPYVDAVLMEKIETRIVKPTIEGFQKDGIEYKGFVFIGLINVKNEPIVIEYNVRMGDPETEVVVPRLKSDLVELFLSVADQKLGDFNLEIDPRSATTVMVVSGGYPEDFEKGKVISGLENVTDSIVFHAGTKLDNENVVTNGGRVIAVTSYGDNFQEAIKKSYQNIDKLSFDKMYFRKDIGFDLI; the protein is encoded by the coding sequence GTCCGCTTTGCGAAAAACTTTTTGTAGTACCTGGAAATGCAGGAACTGCTGCCATTGCTGAAAATGTGGCAATATCTGCGACAGATTTTGAAGCTGTAAAAGCTTTAGTACTTAAAGAAAATATAAGTTTAGTAGTCGTAGGACCTGAAGATCCATTGGTAAAAGGTATTTACGATTTTTTCAAAAACGACGAAAGTTTAAAACATATTCCGGTTATTGGGCCATCTAAATTAGGGGCACAATTAGAAGGAAGTAAAGAATTTGCAAAAGAATTCTTGATGAAACATAATATTCCAACTGCAGCTTATGATAGTTTTACTGCCGAAACAGTTGAAAAAGGATGTGAATTTTTAGAAACTTTACAACCTCCATACGTTTTAAAAGCAGACGGATTAGCAGCAGGAAAAGGAGTTTTGATTATTCAAGATCTTGAAGAAGCAAAAACAGAATTACGCAACATGCTTGTTCATGCAAAATTTGGTACAGCAAGTTCAAAAGTGGTAATCGAAGAATTTTTGGACGGAATCGAATTAAGCTGTTTCGTTTTAACAGACGGAAAAAATTACAAAATTCTTCCAACGGCAAAAGATTACAAACGAATTGGAGAAGGAGATACAGGTTTAAACACAGGTGGAATGGGAGCGGTTTCTCCAGTTCCTTATGTAGATGCTGTTTTGATGGAAAAAATCGAAACTCGAATCGTAAAACCAACAATAGAAGGTTTCCAGAAAGACGGAATCGAATATAAAGGTTTTGTATTTATTGGTTTGATCAATGTGAAAAACGAACCAATTGTTATTGAGTACAATGTAAGAATGGGAGATCCAGAAACAGAAGTAGTTGTACCGAGATTAAAATCAGATTTAGTAGAATTGTTCTTATCTGTTGCAGATCAAAAATTGGGTGATTTTAATTTAGAAATTGATCCAAGAAGTGCTACAACAGTTATGGTAGTTTCTGGCGGATATCCTGAAGATTTCGAAAAAGGAAAAGTAATTTCTGGATTAGAAAATGTTACAGATTCTATAGTTTTTCATGCAGGAACAAAATTAGATAACGAAAATGTCGTTACTAATGGAGGACGTGTAATTGCTGTAACCTCTTACGGAGATAATTTCCAGGAGGCCATAAAAAAATCTTACCAAAACATAGATAAACTAAGCTTTGATAAGATGTATTTTAGAAAAGATATCGGTTTTGATTTAATCTAA
- a CDS encoding tetratricopeptide repeat protein, giving the protein MKKNTLKYSFTFVFLFFLIACSTKKNTFLSRTSHSVGTKYNILYNGGIGLDKGLKSIQANDQDNFWKLLPIEKMQFDENFSEGEKAKNPDFERAETKATKAIQKHSMNIGGRERNSQIDEAYLMLGKARYYDQRFIPAVEAFNYILYKYPNSNNIYTAKIWREKTNMRLGNDAIALKNIKLLLKNIDLDKQTYADANALLAEAFINLEEKDSAVAKLRIAEEFTRKNEERARYRFILGQMYQEQGKRDSAIYFYDGVIDLNRKADRKYMMHAYAKKAQLYDYEKDNDTIFLKMFNKLVTDRENRPYYDVLFYEMGVFYDKKKDQENALKFYNKSLGRKSKDPYLVASAYRNIGNMYFKNTNYTMAAKYYDSTLVKLDPKTREYAFIEKNRKNLDNVIKYEAIAKRNDSIIKVYNLPATEKKIYFENYIAELKKKDEAKRLLEEKEKERLANIDLNSQAQISGNGAVNPQSLGKPVEPEGVGMPPGANENGSTFYFYNPTTVAYGKLQFKKMWGNRTLGGNWRLAGIKSANNDAMNDTINTKDVANALQDTVVAEKYTVAYYVKQLPTSQPAMDSIGIERNFAYYQLGLIYKEKFKEYNLASDKLEQLLRNNPEEKLVLPTMYNLYKIYQITNPQRAEEIKAEISSKYPTSRYAQILNNRAEDPNSSPDKEYQKWYKLFEEEKFDEVLANIDNLINQYSGDDIVSKYELLKANTLGKVNGLEAYKKGLENVADNYPNSEEGKNAREILEKQVPALERLNFTTVDNKSWKILYAVPNSDTKTLKQIEEAIRVFLLVENFERLTTSFDKYNQSESFVIIHGLKSEAYAKDVAGVLRDDKKYKIAHPAVIISTDNYKVVQIKKNLEAYLTPKTP; this is encoded by the coding sequence TTGAAAAAGAATACTCTTAAATATAGTTTTACTTTCGTTTTTTTATTCTTTTTGATAGCTTGTTCTACCAAAAAAAATACCTTTTTGTCTAGAACTTCGCATTCTGTTGGCACGAAATATAATATTTTGTACAATGGAGGAATTGGTCTAGATAAAGGCTTAAAATCTATTCAAGCCAATGATCAAGATAATTTTTGGAAATTACTGCCAATTGAAAAAATGCAGTTTGACGAAAATTTTTCTGAAGGAGAAAAAGCTAAAAATCCAGATTTTGAGCGCGCAGAAACAAAAGCGACCAAAGCCATTCAAAAACACTCCATGAATATTGGAGGCAGGGAAAGAAATTCACAAATTGACGAAGCGTATTTAATGCTCGGAAAAGCAAGATATTACGATCAGCGTTTTATTCCTGCAGTTGAAGCATTCAATTATATTTTATACAAATATCCGAACAGCAATAATATTTATACTGCTAAAATCTGGCGCGAAAAAACCAATATGCGTTTAGGTAACGATGCCATTGCGTTAAAAAACATTAAGCTGCTGCTCAAAAATATAGATTTAGACAAACAGACTTACGCTGATGCTAATGCTCTTCTGGCTGAAGCTTTTATAAATTTAGAAGAAAAAGATAGTGCTGTTGCCAAACTAAGAATTGCTGAGGAATTTACAAGAAAGAATGAAGAGCGAGCTAGATACCGTTTTATTCTTGGCCAAATGTATCAGGAACAAGGAAAACGGGACAGTGCAATTTATTTTTATGATGGTGTAATCGATTTGAATCGAAAAGCAGATCGTAAATATATGATGCACGCGTACGCTAAAAAAGCACAGTTGTATGATTATGAAAAAGATAATGATACCATCTTTTTAAAAATGTTTAATAAACTTGTTACTGACCGAGAGAATCGCCCTTATTATGATGTGCTGTTTTACGAAATGGGAGTTTTTTATGATAAAAAGAAAGATCAAGAAAATGCCTTAAAGTTTTATAACAAGTCTTTAGGAAGAAAATCAAAAGATCCATATTTGGTGGCTTCTGCATACAGAAACATTGGGAACATGTATTTTAAAAATACAAATTATACAATGGCTGCTAAATATTATGACAGTACATTGGTGAAATTAGATCCTAAAACCAGAGAATACGCCTTTATAGAAAAAAACAGAAAAAACCTTGATAATGTAATTAAGTACGAAGCTATTGCAAAACGCAATGATAGTATAATTAAGGTATACAATCTGCCGGCAACTGAGAAAAAGATTTATTTCGAAAATTATATTGCAGAGTTAAAAAAGAAAGATGAAGCCAAACGACTTTTAGAAGAAAAAGAAAAAGAGCGTTTAGCAAATATCGACTTAAACTCCCAGGCACAGATTTCAGGAAATGGAGCTGTAAATCCACAGTCTTTAGGAAAACCTGTAGAACCAGAGGGAGTAGGAATGCCTCCTGGAGCAAATGAAAACGGAAGCACATTTTATTTCTATAATCCAACAACGGTTGCTTATGGAAAATTGCAATTTAAAAAAATGTGGGGTAATAGAACATTGGGCGGCAACTGGAGATTGGCAGGAATAAAATCTGCTAACAACGATGCAATGAACGATACCATCAATACTAAAGATGTTGCAAATGCTTTACAAGATACAGTGGTTGCAGAAAAATATACTGTAGCCTATTATGTAAAACAACTTCCTACGTCACAGCCAGCAATGGACAGTATTGGTATAGAACGTAATTTTGCATACTACCAATTAGGACTTATATATAAGGAGAAGTTTAAAGAATATAATTTGGCTAGTGATAAACTAGAACAATTACTGCGCAACAATCCAGAAGAAAAACTGGTATTGCCGACGATGTATAATTTGTATAAAATTTACCAAATTACAAATCCACAAAGAGCAGAAGAGATAAAAGCAGAAATTTCATCTAAATATCCAACTTCAAGATATGCTCAAATTTTAAATAATAGAGCAGAAGATCCTAACTCAAGTCCAGACAAAGAATACCAAAAATGGTATAAACTTTTTGAAGAAGAAAAATTTGATGAAGTCTTAGCCAATATTGATAATTTGATCAATCAATATTCTGGAGATGATATCGTTTCGAAATATGAATTATTAAAAGCCAATACTTTAGGAAAAGTAAATGGTTTAGAAGCTTATAAAAAAGGACTTGAAAATGTAGCCGATAATTATCCGAATAGTGAAGAGGGTAAAAATGCAAGAGAAATTCTAGAGAAACAAGTGCCGGCTTTAGAAAGATTAAATTTTACAACAGTAGACAACAAAAGCTGGAAAATTTTATATGCAGTTCCTAATAGTGATACTAAAACGCTTAAACAAATTGAAGAAGCGATTAGAGTATTTTTATTAGTTGAAAATTTTGAACGCTTAACAACTTCTTTTGATAAATACAATCAATCTGAAAGTTTTGTAATTATTCATGGTTTAAAATCTGAAGCTTATGCTAAAGATGTTGCGGGAGTTTTGAGAGATGACAAAAAATATAAAATTGCACATCCTGCTGTTATTATATCAACAGATAATTACAAAGTGGTTCAAATTAAAAAGAACCTCGAAGCCTATTTGACCCCAAAAACCCCATAA
- a CDS encoding glycosyltransferase family 9 protein, with translation MRLSAMGDVAMTVPVLRAFVKQYPTVKLTVISRPFFKPFFDGIPNLEFFAFDEKKRHKGFLGLVRLYNDVKKLKIDAFADLHNVLRSKVVSLLFALSGKKRATVDKGREGKKELTRAENKIFKQLPTMFQRHSKVFEELGFPLDLSNPSFPEKAVLSAEILEIIGGKNQKLIGIAPFAQYDSKVYPIDLMKEVVAKLAENSAYKILLFGGGKKEIEILDSLSQQYENVINMAGKIKFQQELQLISNLDVMLSMDSGNAHIAAMLGVKVITLWGATHPYAGFLPFNQSLENALTSDRNQYPQLPTSVYGNKVVEGYEDAMRSISPKDIVEKIQLSI, from the coding sequence ATGAGACTATCCGCAATGGGAGATGTCGCCATGACGGTTCCTGTTTTACGCGCTTTCGTAAAACAATATCCAACGGTGAAATTGACAGTTATTTCCCGTCCTTTTTTCAAACCTTTTTTTGATGGAATCCCAAATTTGGAATTTTTTGCGTTTGATGAAAAAAAAAGACACAAAGGATTTCTTGGACTTGTACGTTTATATAACGACGTAAAAAAACTAAAAATTGATGCTTTTGCAGATCTTCATAATGTATTGAGATCTAAAGTTGTGAGCTTACTTTTCGCTTTAAGCGGAAAAAAAAGAGCAACTGTAGACAAAGGCCGAGAAGGAAAAAAAGAATTAACAAGAGCCGAGAATAAGATTTTTAAACAATTGCCAACGATGTTCCAAAGACATTCAAAAGTGTTTGAAGAACTTGGTTTTCCGTTAGATTTATCCAATCCGAGTTTTCCTGAAAAAGCAGTTTTAAGTGCCGAAATTTTAGAAATCATCGGCGGAAAAAATCAAAAATTAATTGGAATTGCACCTTTTGCACAATATGATTCTAAGGTTTATCCAATAGATTTAATGAAAGAAGTTGTAGCAAAATTAGCTGAAAATTCAGCTTATAAAATTTTACTTTTTGGCGGCGGAAAAAAAGAAATCGAGATTTTAGATTCACTTTCGCAGCAGTATGAAAATGTAATTAATATGGCTGGGAAAATTAAATTTCAGCAGGAATTACAATTGATAAGCAATCTAGATGTTATGCTTTCTATGGATTCTGGAAATGCACATATTGCGGCAATGCTCGGCGTTAAAGTTATTACACTCTGGGGGGCTACGCATCCGTACGCAGGATTTTTACCCTTTAATCAAAGTTTAGAAAATGCTTTAACTTCAGACAGAAATCAATATCCTCAACTGCCAACTTCTGTTTACGGAAATAAAGTTGTTGAAGGTTACGAAGATGCAATGAGAAGTATTTCTCCAAAAGATATAGTAGAGAAAATTCAGTTAAGCATATAA
- a CDS encoding ferredoxin--NADP reductase, with the protein MPSFLKLIIKEVKRETADAVSILFNVPEELKPDYKFIAGQYINLKLTLDNQEIRRAYSICSAPDSGELRIAVKAVKNGLFSQFANTKLKSGDVLEVGQPEGKFTFEPDAERQKNYAAFVAGSGITPVLSIIKTVLKNEPKSSFVLVYGNRTPENTMFHQELHDLQLQYVGRFFVHYVFSQAKAENALFGRIEKSAVNFVLNNKHKELEFDKFFLCGPEEMINTVSDVLKEKNVKESAIKFELFTSSSEEHIIQGSQEGHTKITVLVDDEETTFEMSKKQTILDAALKQGVDAPYSCQGGICSSCLGRVTAGSAEMTKNSILTDSEIAEGLILTCQAHPTSETIYVDYDDV; encoded by the coding sequence ATGCCTTCATTCTTAAAACTTATAATTAAAGAGGTAAAACGCGAAACTGCAGATGCTGTTTCTATACTTTTTAATGTTCCCGAAGAACTAAAACCAGATTATAAATTTATAGCTGGTCAATATATAAACTTAAAATTAACTCTTGATAACCAAGAAATTAGACGTGCTTATTCTATTTGTTCTGCACCAGACAGCGGCGAATTAAGAATTGCTGTCAAAGCTGTAAAAAATGGTCTTTTTTCTCAGTTTGCCAATACAAAATTAAAATCAGGAGATGTTCTTGAAGTGGGTCAGCCAGAAGGAAAATTTACTTTTGAGCCTGATGCTGAAAGACAAAAAAATTACGCCGCATTTGTTGCAGGAAGTGGTATTACTCCGGTTCTTTCTATCATAAAAACGGTTTTAAAAAATGAGCCAAAAAGTTCATTTGTATTGGTTTATGGAAATAGAACTCCAGAAAACACTATGTTTCATCAAGAACTTCATGATTTACAATTACAATATGTAGGCAGATTTTTTGTGCATTACGTATTTAGTCAGGCAAAAGCTGAAAATGCTTTGTTTGGAAGAATTGAAAAATCTGCTGTGAATTTTGTTTTAAATAACAAACATAAAGAACTTGAGTTTGATAAATTCTTCTTGTGCGGACCAGAAGAAATGATCAATACTGTTTCTGATGTTTTGAAAGAGAAAAACGTAAAAGAATCTGCTATTAAATTTGAGCTTTTTACTTCTTCTTCTGAAGAACACATAATTCAAGGTTCTCAAGAAGGGCATACAAAAATTACGGTTTTGGTAGACGATGAGGAAACTACTTTTGAAATGTCTAAAAAACAGACTATTCTAGATGCTGCTCTAAAACAAGGAGTTGATGCTCCGTATTCTTGCCAAGGCGGAATTTGCAGCAGCTGCTTAGGACGTGTTACTGCAGGATCTGCCGAAATGACTAAAAATTCTATTTTAACAGACAGCGAAATTGCCGAAGGATTAATTTTAACTTGTCAAGCGCATCCAACTTCTGAAACTATTTATGTTGACTACGACGATGTTTAG
- a CDS encoding polymer-forming cytoskeletal protein translates to MFEKVKKSGTEQLGKTNRIVEGTSIVGDIVSKADFRLDGELIGNFTSQGKIVIGAKGAVKGEIICNNADIEGEFHGKIKVLEILNIKSTAQIHGEVAVGKLSIEPGADFTATCTMLTHNKEVTLKDGKGTE, encoded by the coding sequence ATGTTTGAAAAAGTAAAAAAAAGCGGAACAGAGCAATTAGGAAAAACAAATCGTATTGTAGAAGGAACATCGATAGTAGGAGACATAGTGTCAAAAGCCGATTTTAGATTAGACGGCGAATTGATTGGAAATTTTACTTCACAAGGAAAAATTGTAATAGGCGCAAAAGGAGCTGTCAAAGGAGAAATTATTTGTAATAATGCGGATATTGAAGGAGAATTTCATGGAAAAATAAAAGTTCTTGAAATCCTTAATATTAAATCGACTGCTCAAATACATGGAGAAGTAGCAGTAGGAAAACTTTCTATAGAACCAGGAGCCGATTTTACAGCAACCTGTACCATGCTTACTCATAATAAAGAAGTAACCCTAAAAGATGGAAAAGGAACCGAATAA
- a CDS encoding DUF6427 family protein, whose product MITSVFKKSTPLNYSLVVILILVFFFMFQIKDPSWVTSYFLAFQKVSLLCFILASFFMINFIVKKNGLSKDNGYAILFYLLFLLFFPTIFNNPNVIYANFFILLALRRLISLQSLKASKEKIFDASFWIFVASLFQFWSVLFLILVFISIVFHVSRDYRNWVLPFIAFLAVAVLFYMTSLIFHIDAIAFFQERAVIDFRIDYFKNNYENGALSIYTAVALFFVTSMLMTLSNRPQIVHSSYKKIVACFFIAAFVYIISPNKSNDLLLFSIAPLAIMATSHVEYMQQKLNNEIVYYVLIVCSLFTFFSQL is encoded by the coding sequence ATGATAACAAGTGTTTTTAAAAAATCTACACCATTAAATTATTCATTGGTCGTAATTTTAATACTGGTTTTCTTTTTTATGTTCCAAATTAAAGACCCATCTTGGGTTACTTCTTATTTTTTGGCTTTCCAAAAAGTGAGTTTGTTATGCTTTATTTTGGCTTCTTTTTTTATGATAAATTTTATTGTAAAAAAGAACGGACTCAGTAAAGACAATGGTTACGCGATACTTTTCTATTTATTATTTCTTTTGTTTTTTCCAACCATATTTAACAATCCAAATGTTATTTATGCGAACTTTTTTATTTTATTGGCACTTCGAAGGCTGATTTCACTTCAATCTCTCAAAGCATCAAAAGAAAAAATATTTGATGCATCATTTTGGATTTTTGTAGCTTCTTTATTTCAATTTTGGAGCGTACTTTTTTTAATATTGGTTTTTATATCAATTGTTTTTCATGTTTCGAGAGATTATAGAAACTGGGTTTTGCCTTTTATTGCATTTTTAGCAGTAGCAGTATTGTTTTATATGACATCTTTAATATTCCATATCGATGCCATCGCATTTTTTCAAGAAAGAGCTGTAATTGATTTTAGAATCGATTATTTTAAAAATAATTACGAAAACGGAGCACTTTCAATATATACCGCCGTTGCCTTATTTTTTGTTACTTCGATGTTAATGACATTATCAAACAGACCGCAGATTGTTCATTCTTCTTATAAGAAAATTGTAGCCTGCTTTTTTATTGCGGCTTTTGTGTATATCATTTCACCAAATAAGAGCAATGATTTATTATTGTTCAGTATCGCACCATTAGCAATTATGGCAACAAGTCATGTTGAATATATGCAGCAAAAATTGAACAACGAAATTGTATATTATGTGTTGATTGTCTGCAGTTTATTTACATTCTTTTCTCAATTATAA
- the upp gene encoding uracil phosphoribosyltransferase, whose translation MKIHYISENNSVLNHFLGQIRNVNVQNDSMRFRRNIERIGEIMAYELSKILPYKNVDIQTPLGIKKTTEIETDLVLCPILRAGLPLHNGFLNYFDHAENSFVSACRYHPNNDDEFEILVEYQAISNLNNKTVLLLDPMLATGQSIVAVHKKLVENAAPTEIHIVVVIAAPEGVAYLEKNLPDNCHLWVASLDEKLNEKNYIVPGLGDAGDLAYGSKL comes from the coding sequence ATGAAAATTCATTATATCTCTGAGAATAACAGTGTATTAAATCATTTTCTAGGACAAATTAGAAATGTAAATGTGCAGAACGACAGTATGCGTTTTCGTAGAAATATTGAACGCATTGGAGAAATCATGGCCTATGAATTGAGTAAAATTTTGCCATACAAAAATGTTGATATTCAAACGCCTCTCGGCATTAAAAAAACAACAGAAATTGAAACAGATTTAGTTTTATGCCCAATCCTAAGAGCTGGATTACCACTTCATAACGGTTTTCTAAATTATTTTGACCACGCAGAAAACAGCTTTGTTTCGGCCTGCAGATATCATCCTAATAATGATGATGAGTTCGAAATTTTGGTTGAATATCAGGCTATTTCAAACTTAAACAATAAAACGGTTTTACTTCTTGATCCAATGCTCGCAACGGGTCAGTCTATTGTAGCGGTTCACAAAAAATTAGTCGAAAATGCAGCTCCTACAGAAATTCATATTGTAGTGGTTATTGCCGCACCAGAAGGCGTCGCTTATCTAGAAAAAAATCTTCCGGATAATTGTCACTTATGGGTTGCTTCTTTAGACGAAAAACTAAATGAGAAAAATTACATTGTTCCTGGTCTTGGCGATGCTGGAGATCTGGCTTACGGAAGTAAATTATAA
- a CDS encoding DUF5687 family protein, which translates to MIKKFIYLEWKAFIRSASFGKNLTMKIIIGFLMIYFSLIFIGMGVGAFYVLKDMKLEPLVTINKFLIYYFLFDLIIRLLLQSIPVLNIKPLLVLPFKKPTIVHFSLGKTVLSFFNWVHALFFIPFSVVLILNGYDVVGIVFWHLGIMAIIYINNFLNIILSNIDKLFAVFVVLILALAGAQYYKLFDITTFTTPFFQNFYDIEGVFLIPILVLIVLHAFTFKYFKKNLYLDAGLSVKQDIASTENLTWLNQFGTLGTFLKNDIKLIKRNKRSKTTIFMSFLFLFYGLIFFANSHQPAVMHIFAGIFVSGGFLFVFGQFVPSWDSSYYQLLMTQNVPYRGYITSKWWLIVIATFISTILASFYLFYGWEVYLTIVVGAIYNIGVNSHLVLLGGAFTKTPIDLSNAGGAFGDKKAFNVNAMLLSLPKILLPLALYSIGLYLNNKNLGLGLVAGAGVLGFIFRDKVFSLIEKRYKIEKYSTINAYKQKS; encoded by the coding sequence ATGATTAAGAAGTTTATTTACCTAGAATGGAAGGCCTTTATTAGATCGGCATCTTTTGGTAAAAACCTAACAATGAAAATTATAATTGGATTTTTAATGATCTATTTTTCATTAATTTTTATCGGAATGGGAGTTGGAGCATTTTATGTTTTAAAGGACATGAAATTAGAACCATTAGTAACCATTAACAAATTTCTGATTTATTATTTTCTATTCGATTTGATAATTAGGTTGTTACTGCAGTCAATCCCAGTTTTAAATATCAAACCATTATTAGTTTTACCCTTTAAAAAACCAACGATTGTGCATTTTTCTTTAGGCAAAACAGTTTTGTCTTTTTTTAATTGGGTGCATGCCTTATTTTTTATTCCGTTTTCGGTTGTATTAATTTTGAACGGATATGATGTTGTTGGAATTGTTTTCTGGCATTTGGGAATTATGGCCATAATTTACATCAATAACTTTTTGAATATTATATTAAGTAATATCGATAAATTATTTGCTGTTTTTGTAGTATTGATTCTGGCTTTAGCAGGAGCACAATATTATAAATTGTTTGATATTACGACTTTTACAACTCCGTTTTTTCAAAATTTTTACGACATAGAAGGAGTGTTTTTAATTCCGATTTTAGTATTAATCGTGCTGCATGCTTTTACTTTTAAATACTTCAAGAAAAATTTATATCTAGATGCTGGATTATCTGTAAAACAAGACATTGCTTCGACAGAAAATCTTACTTGGCTGAATCAATTTGGAACCTTGGGGACATTTCTTAAAAATGATATTAAACTCATCAAAAGAAATAAGAGATCGAAAACTACTATTTTTATGAGTTTTCTCTTTTTATTTTATGGATTAATATTTTTTGCAAACTCGCATCAACCAGCAGTAATGCACATTTTTGCGGGCATATTTGTTTCAGGCGGATTCTTGTTTGTATTTGGTCAGTTTGTGCCAAGCTGGGATAGTTCTTATTATCAATTATTGATGACACAAAATGTTCCGTATCGTGGTTACATTACCTCTAAGTGGTGGCTGATTGTTATTGCAACTTTCATTTCTACAATTCTGGCTTCGTTTTATCTTTTTTACGGCTGGGAAGTGTATTTAACTATTGTCGTTGGAGCAATTTATAATATAGGAGTCAACTCGCATTTAGTTCTTTTAGGCGGTGCATTTACCAAAACGCCAATCGATTTAAGCAACGCCGGCGGAGCTTTTGGAGATAAAAAAGCGTTCAATGTTAATGCTATGCTTCTTTCGCTGCCAAAAATTTTACTGCCTTTAGCGCTGTACTCAATCGGACTTTATCTAAACAACAAAAATCTTGGATTAGGGTTAGTGGCTGGTGCAGGTGTTTTAGGATTTATTTTTAGAGATAAGGTTTTTTCTTTAATCGAAAAAAGATACAAAATCGAAAAGTACAGTACAATAAATGCTTATAAACAAAAAAGTTAA
- a CDS encoding DUF4254 domain-containing protein has product MFSKLAYSVFEQSIKDYHQFDNVDQPINNPYPKDKFEHLLYLKNWIDTVQWHFEDIIRDPQIDPVAALTLKRRIDASNQERTDMVEYIDSYFLQKYSDVKVKDGAKINSESPAWAFDRLSILALKIYHMNEEATRAEASQEHRDKCQEKLNILLEQRTDLSTAIEELLTDIENGDKFMKVYKQMKMYNDDELNPVLYQNKK; this is encoded by the coding sequence ATGTTTTCAAAATTAGCATATTCTGTTTTCGAGCAAAGTATCAAAGATTATCATCAATTTGATAATGTTGATCAGCCGATTAATAATCCTTATCCAAAAGATAAGTTTGAACATTTATTATATTTGAAAAATTGGATTGATACTGTTCAATGGCATTTTGAAGATATTATTCGTGATCCGCAAATTGATCCTGTTGCAGCCTTGACTTTAAAAAGAAGAATTGATGCCTCAAATCAGGAACGTACTGATATGGTGGAATATATCGACAGCTATTTTTTACAAAAATACAGTGATGTAAAAGTAAAAGACGGAGCAAAAATCAACTCTGAAAGTCCTGCTTGGGCATTTGATAGATTGTCTATTTTAGCTTTAAAAATTTATCACATGAATGAAGAAGCAACTCGTGCAGAAGCTTCACAAGAACATAGAGATAAATGCCAGGAAAAATTAAATATTCTTTTAGAACAAAGAACAGATTTATCTACAGCAATTGAAGAATTATTGACAGATATTGAAAATGGTGATAAATTCATGAAAGTGTACAAACAAATGAAAATGTACAATGATGATGAATTGAATCCAGTTTTATATCAAAATAAAAAATAA
- a CDS encoding ABC transporter ATP-binding protein, whose amino-acid sequence MIQVNQLIKNYNGTTVLNIENLEIPKGQSFGLVGNNGAGKTTFFSLLLDLIQPSKGSIHNNNIQVNTSENWKSFTGSFLDESFLIGYLTPEEYFYFIGDLRNQNKADVDALLAQHEEFFNGEILKNKKYLRDLSKGNQKKVGIIATLIGNPEVIILDEPFANLDPTTVSRLKKIIKDLADNPNVTVLVSSHDLQHTVEVCDRIVALNKGEIVKDIKTSKETLQELESFFAV is encoded by the coding sequence ATGATACAAGTAAATCAACTTATAAAAAATTATAACGGAACAACAGTTTTAAACATAGAAAATCTTGAAATTCCAAAAGGACAAAGTTTCGGATTAGTAGGAAACAACGGCGCAGGAAAAACCACATTTTTCAGCCTTCTTTTAGATTTAATTCAACCCTCAAAAGGAAGTATTCATAACAATAATATTCAGGTAAATACAAGTGAAAATTGGAAATCTTTTACCGGCTCATTTCTTGACGAAAGTTTCTTAATCGGCTATTTAACACCAGAAGAATATTTCTATTTTATTGGAGATCTTCGCAATCAAAATAAAGCTGATGTTGATGCTTTATTAGCTCAGCATGAAGAATTTTTTAATGGAGAAATTTTAAAAAATAAAAAGTATCTAAGAGACTTGTCTAAAGGAAATCAGAAAAAAGTAGGTATAATTGCTACACTTATAGGTAATCCAGAAGTTATTATTTTAGATGAGCCTTTTGCCAATTTAGATCCAACTACTGTCAGCAGGTTAAAAAAAATCATCAAAGATCTAGCAGATAATCCAAATGTTACGGTTTTAGTTTCAAGCCACGATTTACAGCATACAGTAGAGGTTTGCGACCGAATTGTAGCCCTTAATAAAGGAGAAATTGTAAAGGATATCAAAACTTCAAAAGAGACCTTGCAGGAACTAGAATCGTTTTTTGCGGTATAA